In a genomic window of Caloenas nicobarica isolate bCalNic1 chromosome 1, bCalNic1.hap1, whole genome shotgun sequence:
- the RAB30 gene encoding ras-related protein Rab-30, translating into MSMEDYDFLFKIVLIGNAGVGKTCLVRRFTQGLFPPGQGATIGVDFMIKTVEINGEKVKLQIWDTAGQERFRSITQSYYRSANALILTYDITCEESFRCLPEWLREIEQYASNKVITVLVGNKIDLADKREVSQQRAAEFSEAQDMYYLETSAKESDNVEKLFLDLACRLISEARQNTLVNNVSSPLPGEGKSISYLTCCNFN; encoded by the exons ATGAGTATGGAAGATTATGATTTCCTcttcaaaattgttttaattggCAACGCCGGTGTGGGGAAGACCTGCTTAGTCCGTCGCTTCACTCAG GGGCTTTTCCCACCAGGTCAAGGAGCCACAATTGGGGTTGACTTCATGATTAAAACCGTGGAGATAAATGGTGAAAAAGTAAAG CTGCAGATCTGGGACACGGCAGGACAAGAGCGATTCCGGTCCATCACGCAGAGTTATTATCGCAGCGCTAACGCGTTAATCTTGACGTACGACATCACCTGTGAAGAATCCTTCCGGTGTCTCCCCGAGTGGCTGCGGGAAATCGAGCAGTATGCCAGCAATAAAGTCATTACTGTGCTAGTGG GTAATAAAATTGATTTAGCTGATAAGAGGGAAGTCTCCCAGCAAAGAGCTGCAGAGTTCTCCGAGGCGCAGGACATGTACTATCTGGAAACCTCAGCAAAAGAGTCGGATAATGTGGAAAAACTCTTCCTGGACTTGGCCTGCAGGTTGATCAGCGAGGCACGGCAGAACACCCTTGTGAACAATGTCTCATCCCCCTTaccaggagaggggaaaagcaTCAGCTACTTGACTTGctgtaattttaattaa